Within the Sulfitobacter sp. JL08 genome, the region TGTTTTCGTTCAACGCACCGTTCGGGGCGTGCCCCGATTGCGACGGGCTGGGCGTGGAACTGTTTTTCGATGAACGACTGGTCGTGCCGGATGCGACGCTGAAAATATATGACGGGGCGCTGGCCCCGTGGCGCAAGGGAAAATCGCCCTATTTTCTGCAAACGATCGAAGCGATCGCCAAACATTACGAATTCAACCAGAACACCCGCTGGAAGGATCTGGACCCGCATGTGCAAAAGGTGTTCCTCTATGGCTCGGGGGGCGAGGAAATCCCGTTTCGCTATGATGAAGGCGGTCGGGTCTATCAGGTGACGCGTGTCTTTGAAGGCGTGATTCCGAATATGGAGCGGCGCTATCGCGAAACCGACAGCAACTGGATTCGTGAAGAATTCGAACGCTACCAGAACAACCGGTCCTGCGGCACCTGCGGCGGCTTCCGTCTGCGTCCCGAAGCGCTGGCCGTCAAGATTGCCGGCCTGCATGTGGGGCAGGTGGTGCAGATGTCAATCCGTGAAGCGTTCGAGTGGTGCAAAACCGTACCCGAACATCTGAGCGTCCAGAAAAACGAGATTGCAAAGGCGATCCTGAAGGAAATCCGCGAACGGTTGGGGTTTCTGAACAATGTCGGGCTGGAATATCTGACGTTAAGCCGCAACAGCGGTACCCTGTCGGGCGGCGAAAGCCAGCGCATCCGGCTGGCCAGCCAGATCGGGTCCGGACTGACCGGCGTTTTATATGTACTGGATGAACCTAGTATCGGGCTGCATCAGCGCGACAATGATCGTCTGCTGGGAACGCTGAAAAACCTGCGCGATCAGGGCAACACCGTGATCGTGGTCGAACATGACGAGGAAGCGATCCGCGAGGCGGATTATGTGTTCGATATTGGCCCCGGTGCCGGGGTGCATGGTGGTCGGGTGGTCAGCCACGGCGTACCTGCGGCGATTGCGGCGGATGCCGCATCGATCACGGGGCAATACCTGACAGGGGCGCGCGAAATTACGGTGCCGAAGGCGCGGCGCAAGGGCAACAAGAAAAAGCTGAAAGTGGTGAACGCCACCGGCAACAACCTGAAAAACGTCACTGCCGAATTCCCGCTGGCGAAATTTGTCTGCGTGACCGGCGTGTCGGGTGGTGGAAAATCGACGCTGACGATTGAAACCCTGTTCAAGACCGCCAGCATGCGGCTGAACGGTGCGCGCCAGACGCCAGCGCCCTGTGAAACCATTCAGGGGCTGGAACATCTGGACAAGGTGATCGACATTGATCAGCGCCCCATCGGCCGCACACCGCGATCCAACCCCGCGACCTATACAGGCGCCTTTACCCCGATCCGCGACTGGTTTGCCGGATTGCCGGAATCCAAGGCGCGCGGCTACAAACCGGGCCGGTTTTCGTTCAACGTCAAGGGCGGGCGCTGCGAGGCATGCCAGGGTGACGGCGTGATCAAGATCGAAATGCACTTTCTGCCCGATGTGTATGTCGAATGTGAAACCTGCAAAGGCGCGCGCTACAACCGCGAGACTCTTGAAATCAAGTTCAAGGGCAAAAGCATTGCCGACGTGCTGAACATGACGGTCGAAGATGCGCAGACTTTTTTTCAGGCGGTGCCGTCGATCCGCGAAAAGATGGATGCGCTGATGCGTGTGGGGCTTGGCTATATCAAGGTCGGTCAGCAGGCGACAACCCTGTCAGGGGGCGAGGCGCAGCGTGTGAAACTGTCCAAGGAACTGTCCAAACGCTCCACCGGGCGGACATTGTACATTCTGGACGAACCCACCACCGGCCTGCATTTCGAAGACGTGCGCAAGCTGCTGGAAGTGCTGCATGAACTGGTGGATCAGGGCAACACGGTGATCGTAATCGAACACAATCTGGACGTGGTCAAAACCGCCGATTGGGTGATTGATATCGGTCCCGAAGGCGGCGATGGCGGGGGCGAGGTGATTGCCACCGGAACGCCGGAAAAAGTAGCCGAGGAGGCGCGCAGCTATACCGGGCAGTATCTGAAACCGATGCTCAAGACCAAACGCGTGGCCGCCGAATAGGATCAGGGTGCGCCGAGGGCCAGATCAAGTAGGCGGGCAAAATCGGCTGCGTTCAGGCTGTCGAACGACTGGCTCAACTGTTCCAGTTCGTCCGCACGCGCTTGTCCCAGAACCGGATCGGCAAACAGATGATATTTCTGCGAAATCTCGGCGTCGCTTAGCGGCAGGTCGGTATCGCCGCGCGGCGTGCGCGGGTCGGCATCAAGGCGGGTTCCGTCCTGCAGCGTGATGCCGACCTGCGCCCAGCGTTTGCCATCACTGATCCGTGTCAGGTCCGCATCATCGATCAGGTTTGTCGCTTTGGAAACACGCAGGATATCGGGATCCTGCAAGGTGGCGCTGTCAAGTTCGCGCGCGCCGACCTGGCCACGCACGATCATCGCAGCGACCGGAAAGGCAATGGAATAGGCAAATTCATCCGGTGTCGCCGGGGTATGGCCCGCAAGACGTGTAGCGTTGTGAAAGGTGCGGATATCCACGCGGGCGACGTCCGAATGGTGCAGCCCGTGATCTGCCATCAGCGCCTGCGCCGCATCAAGCGACGGGTGCGCCCAGCGGCAGCAGGGGTATGGCTTGTAATGGGTATCTTCGACAAGGCGCCAGTTCGTACCAAGATCGGCCCAGAACCTTGCAGCTTCTGCGCCTTCGCAGGTCAGCGCCGGCGCGCCGGTGAACCCTGATTGCGCCAGATAGGCCGCCGTCACGCCTGACGGTGCGCCCCAGCCGACACCGTCGCGCAGCATCGTCGGATGGTCGATGCAGCGCATCATCTGGCTGCGCGGTCCGTGATATTCGCCGATGCCCGCCGCATGCCGGATCGTTTCGCCGTCACAGCCCAATTGCCGTGCAACCGCCGTGGCCACCCCGACAGATGTCCAGGCCCCCGAGGTGTGATAATCGGCGCAGGTGGCGTGCTGGGACAACCCCGCGCGATAACTGACTTCGTAGGCAACAGCCAGATGGGCGGCAAACGCCGCGCCGTCCAGCGCGCGGCCCTGACCGGTCCGGGCATCGGCCACGGCCAGCAGCGCGGGAAAGACCGCAGACCCGGCATGCCCCTTGCAGGGCGATGTGCCGTCATGGGCGTCAACACTGTCGATGGTAAACGCCCCCGCCATCGCGGCCCCTGCGGGACTGACGGGTGCGCCATTGATCAGCATGCGCGCCGCTCCGGCCCCGGCCGCGCCGAACAGCGCACAGGCCCCCGCGCGCGCGATACCTGCCAGTTCCGTGGTTGATCCCACGGCGGCAACCCCCATCGTATCGGTAAAACTGCGGCGCAATACGCGCAGTACATCGGCAGGCAGATCATCATATCTCAGATCGGCGGCAAATCGGTGAAAGGGCAGGGACATGGGCGCTCCGTCAGTTGCGACTGGAGTGATCCTATCCGACAAAGGCGGTCAGGATGTCCTGTTTCCGACAGGTCCAGAACTTCTTTTGCGGATGTTTCGCGCGTCAGGCAGCCAGCGCAGCCATAAGCGGCGCGGCCTCATAGCGTTTCAGAACCAGACGCGCGGCAGGGCCATACCCATCGGACAGCGCACCCAGATGTGGGAACAGGGCCAGTATTTCATCCTGTGTCGCGCTGTCGAACCCGCCCATCGTGGCCGGGCCGGGCAGGTAACTTTCCGAGGCCACACCGTTTGCCGTGATGATCTGGTGGTGATCAAGCAGAATGTGGAAATATGTGACGTGGCGCAGAGTTGTATCCGGGCGGATATGCATATCGTTCACCAGATCCTTGGCCTTGACCAGAACCTCGGCTTCGCCAAACAACAATTCGGCCCAACGATCCGTCACCAGCACCCTGTGTTGCGGTGACAGCAACAGATCACGCGTCGCCCCGAACTGGCCTCGTTGCAGCCTGATAGGCCGATAATCGCCCGTTGCGGCCACAGTGCGGTGCCCGATCCAGCGGATTGTTCTGGGTCCGTTGTCGCGTGTCATCACCGACATGCCCGCCGTCAGGGCTTCGATAGCGACCGCGCCGTCAGGTGTGTCGATCAGCGTGCCTTTGACGAAACAAGGCACCTGTTCCACTTCGACCAGCGCGGTGTCGGTGTTGCCGGCAGTATCTTCGATCGTGTAGTTGAAATAGGTGGTTTTGGCGTCACTGTCGCTGACGATCGTGAAGGTTCCGTTGGCGTTCAGCGTTACCTGCTGTCCGGTCGCCAGAGTGACGGTATCACCCGCATTCACCGCAGTTCCGTTGATATGAGTCACTGTCATTGTGCCGCCAGTGGAACTGTCATTGTCCAGCACATCCAGCGTTCTGCTTTTGTCGGTGGGCATGACGATCTGATCATCCTGCGCAATGATCGTGGATTGCACTGATCCGCCCGCAATCCGAAGGTTTGTGTCGTAGGATGTATCGCCCACATCCGCAACGCCGATTTTCAACGTGTTGGGAAAGCCCGGGATCACAGGCGCGACAAATGTCAGCGTAACGGTAAACCCGTCCATTTCGGTGTTGAACTGATCGTTTGTGTTGTCGTTATAGATGTTCTGTGCGGTGTTGCCGTTGATGTTCCCGATCGAGGCTGAACCGTCGCCAACCGTCACGGTGGCCTGCACCCCGTTGACCCAGACGCCGACAACATCGTTGAACGCAGAGTTGATGTATTCCGGGAATTCTTCCGAACTCAACACAAAATCGATCGTGATCGTGTCGCCGGCAGGGGTAAAGCTCATCTCAAGAAAGGATGCATCGCGAGTGCCGGTCCCGGCCAGCGCGTTGAAGTCCGCGTCATTGTTAATGCCGCTGGTGTTCGTGCTGGTGCCTGCGGACGTGTTGGTGTTTGTGGTGCCATTGTTGTTGGTAAAATCGGCCACATGCCCTGTCGACAAGATGACGCCGCTGTCACCCGGTGTTGCCTCTGGCGAAATCGTGTCGCCGGACGTGTAGATGCCCGATGACAGCGCATCGCCCCAATAGGTCGCCGAATGAACGGTGATGCCCGCGCCAAAAATCTCGTTCGCCATCGCGAGAGCACCTGCCGTGCTGTCGATGGGCAATTCTGTGGCAATGGGCATAACGACTCTCCAACCGGGACGAACACAGGAACGTTCTGGGGAAAGTGCCTTGAAATTCTGTTTATTCGGCGCAAGAGGTGTGATTGTTTTGTGGTGCAACGGGCTTTTGCGGCCATCGTCGCTGCCGGAATTAGCCAAATTGAACTTGGCTAACCATCTGGTTTAAAAGAAATAAAGTCACAATCTAACATGACGCTGCGCGGCGTGACTTTATTTTGCCCTGTTTTGCCGAATAGCGCCGCGCAATCAGCTGCGCCTGCGCTTTTCAAACCGGGGCAGCATCGCCGAAAAATCGCGGCCATTGCCGTCTTCGGTTTCAACAAATTTCT harbors:
- a CDS encoding Hint domain-containing protein yields the protein MPIATELPIDSTAGALAMANEIFGAGITVHSATYWGDALSSGIYTSGDTISPEATPGDSGVILSTGHVADFTNNNGTTNTNTSAGTSTNTSGINNDADFNALAGTGTRDASFLEMSFTPAGDTITIDFVLSSEEFPEYINSAFNDVVGVWVNGVQATVTVGDGSASIGNINGNTAQNIYNDNTNDQFNTEMDGFTVTLTFVAPVIPGFPNTLKIGVADVGDTSYDTNLRIAGGSVQSTIIAQDDQIVMPTDKSRTLDVLDNDSSTGGTMTVTHINGTAVNAGDTVTLATGQQVTLNANGTFTIVSDSDAKTTYFNYTIEDTAGNTDTALVEVEQVPCFVKGTLIDTPDGAVAIEALTAGMSVMTRDNGPRTIRWIGHRTVAATGDYRPIRLQRGQFGATRDLLLSPQHRVLVTDRWAELLFGEAEVLVKAKDLVNDMHIRPDTTLRHVTYFHILLDHHQIITANGVASESYLPGPATMGGFDSATQDEILALFPHLGALSDGYGPAARLVLKRYEAAPLMAALAA
- a CDS encoding MmgE/PrpD family protein; the encoded protein is MSLPFHRFAADLRYDDLPADVLRVLRRSFTDTMGVAAVGSTTELAGIARAGACALFGAAGAGAARMLINGAPVSPAGAAMAGAFTIDSVDAHDGTSPCKGHAGSAVFPALLAVADARTGQGRALDGAAFAAHLAVAYEVSYRAGLSQHATCADYHTSGAWTSVGVATAVARQLGCDGETIRHAAGIGEYHGPRSQMMRCIDHPTMLRDGVGWGAPSGVTAAYLAQSGFTGAPALTCEGAEAARFWADLGTNWRLVEDTHYKPYPCCRWAHPSLDAAQALMADHGLHHSDVARVDIRTFHNATRLAGHTPATPDEFAYSIAFPVAAMIVRGQVGARELDSATLQDPDILRVSKATNLIDDADLTRISDGKRWAQVGITLQDGTRLDADPRTPRGDTDLPLSDAEISQKYHLFADPVLGQARADELEQLSQSFDSLNAADFARLLDLALGAP
- the uvrA gene encoding excinuclease ABC subunit UvrA — protein: MPEQKFIEVRGAREHNLKSIDVDIPRDQLVVITGLSGSGKSSLAFDTIYAEGQRRYVESLSAYARQFLDMMQKPDVDHISGLSPAISIEQKTTSKNPRSTVGTVTEIYDYMRLLFARVGTPYSPATGLPIEAQQVQDMVDRVMTMEEGTRAYLLAPIIRDRKGEYRKEFIDLRKQGFQRVKVDGAFYELDEPPVLDKKFRHDIDVVVDRIVVREGLETRLADSLRTALDLADGIAILETAPTEGEPERHTFSEKFACPVSGFTIPEIEPRLFSFNAPFGACPDCDGLGVELFFDERLVVPDATLKIYDGALAPWRKGKSPYFLQTIEAIAKHYEFNQNTRWKDLDPHVQKVFLYGSGGEEIPFRYDEGGRVYQVTRVFEGVIPNMERRYRETDSNWIREEFERYQNNRSCGTCGGFRLRPEALAVKIAGLHVGQVVQMSIREAFEWCKTVPEHLSVQKNEIAKAILKEIRERLGFLNNVGLEYLTLSRNSGTLSGGESQRIRLASQIGSGLTGVLYVLDEPSIGLHQRDNDRLLGTLKNLRDQGNTVIVVEHDEEAIREADYVFDIGPGAGVHGGRVVSHGVPAAIAADAASITGQYLTGAREITVPKARRKGNKKKLKVVNATGNNLKNVTAEFPLAKFVCVTGVSGGGKSTLTIETLFKTASMRLNGARQTPAPCETIQGLEHLDKVIDIDQRPIGRTPRSNPATYTGAFTPIRDWFAGLPESKARGYKPGRFSFNVKGGRCEACQGDGVIKIEMHFLPDVYVECETCKGARYNRETLEIKFKGKSIADVLNMTVEDAQTFFQAVPSIREKMDALMRVGLGYIKVGQQATTLSGGEAQRVKLSKELSKRSTGRTLYILDEPTTGLHFEDVRKLLEVLHELVDQGNTVIVIEHNLDVVKTADWVIDIGPEGGDGGGEVIATGTPEKVAEEARSYTGQYLKPMLKTKRVAAE